A single region of the Paramicrobacterium fandaimingii genome encodes:
- the dprA gene encoding DNA-processing protein DprA, protein MTPDDVGNNAPAIENARDEAERRAREHWLGIVEPGDSTAHSVIGALGASTALELVSAGASARDIVDVLVEHVDAGAEFIDDLVDLVSDGLKRWSGRLGAIDVDAVRRSAAACGARFVIPADSEWPWALDDLGEHAPLGLWVRGALGTFPDRSVALVGSRNSTGYGEHVTVEIASGLVSRGLGVVSGAAYGIDGHAHRAALASRGETIAILAGGVDRPYPAGHTELIERVATHGALISEVPCGSPPTKWRFLQRNRLISALATATVVVEAGWRSGSLNTAAHAATLGRPLGAVPGPVTSATSAGCHRLLRDNGATCVTTADDVAELAGVSGDGDLLQPLRDWTQTRVLDAMTSRRSRSVDEIATLSGLDHDSVRASLGALDVLGDVRHSANGWIMS, encoded by the coding sequence ATGACTCCAGACGATGTCGGCAACAATGCCCCTGCGATCGAAAACGCTCGAGACGAGGCAGAACGGCGCGCACGCGAGCATTGGCTCGGCATTGTTGAGCCCGGCGACAGTACGGCGCACTCCGTCATCGGCGCACTCGGGGCTTCCACAGCGCTCGAGCTTGTGTCGGCTGGGGCATCTGCCCGCGACATCGTCGACGTTCTCGTGGAGCACGTTGATGCTGGGGCGGAGTTCATTGACGACCTCGTTGATCTCGTCAGCGATGGGCTCAAACGGTGGTCAGGGCGTCTTGGGGCCATTGACGTCGACGCCGTCCGTCGCTCGGCCGCCGCATGCGGAGCGCGATTCGTCATTCCCGCCGATTCAGAGTGGCCATGGGCGCTCGACGATCTGGGGGAGCATGCACCGCTTGGGCTCTGGGTGCGCGGTGCTCTCGGCACCTTTCCCGACAGGTCGGTGGCGCTTGTCGGATCTCGCAATTCGACGGGGTACGGAGAGCACGTCACTGTCGAGATTGCGTCTGGTCTGGTTTCGCGCGGATTGGGAGTGGTTTCAGGCGCAGCGTATGGAATTGATGGGCACGCCCACCGTGCCGCTCTGGCATCGAGAGGTGAGACCATTGCGATTCTTGCCGGGGGCGTCGACCGACCGTATCCCGCGGGGCACACTGAGCTGATCGAACGCGTAGCAACGCACGGTGCACTGATCAGCGAGGTGCCGTGCGGATCGCCGCCGACAAAGTGGCGTTTTCTGCAGCGAAACAGGCTCATAAGCGCTCTGGCAACCGCCACGGTGGTGGTCGAAGCGGGGTGGCGCAGCGGCTCACTCAACACGGCAGCGCATGCTGCAACGCTCGGGCGCCCGCTGGGAGCCGTGCCCGGGCCCGTGACGAGCGCAACATCGGCAGGGTGCCATCGGCTGCTCCGCGACAACGGGGCAACGTGCGTCACCACGGCAGACGACGTCGCCGAGCTTGCCGGTGTCAGCGGTGACGGAGACCTCCTCCAGCCGCTCCGCGACTGGACGCAGACGCGAGTTCTCGACGCGATGACCTCTCGGAGGTCGCGAAGCGTCGATGAGATTGCCACGTTGAGCGGACTCGATCACGACAGCGTCCGCGCGAGTCTTGGCGCGCTCGATGTTCTCGGCGATGTGCGTCATTCAGCGAACGGATGGATCATGTCGTGA
- a CDS encoding tyrosine recombinase: MDIAAAREEFIDYVRVERNFSAQTARAYASDLNAFVQWAAARALIDTRDVELDNYRDWLWKMSNDGLAPSTIARRSATLRSWSAWMWREGATETDTAARLRSPKTGKRLPKVVPRDAMDAVLRGLGAAAAEGGPTDVRDHAIVELLYASGLRVSELCGLDIDDIDLDRLTVRVTGKGSKQRIVPFGVPAQSAIIDYLRDARAHLLRQSSAPTAGDTSAVFVGTRGARLSTRSAYTVISRILSRVPAASGVGPHTLRHTAATHLLDGGADLRAVQELLGHSSLGTTQIYTHVSADRLRESYRLAHPRA, from the coding sequence ATGGACATCGCTGCGGCACGAGAGGAGTTCATCGACTACGTGCGCGTCGAACGCAACTTCTCTGCACAGACCGCTCGGGCCTACGCCTCAGATCTGAACGCGTTCGTGCAATGGGCGGCCGCGCGTGCGCTGATCGACACGCGCGACGTTGAACTCGACAACTACCGGGACTGGCTCTGGAAGATGTCGAACGATGGACTCGCGCCGTCAACGATCGCCCGGCGCTCCGCGACACTGCGCAGCTGGTCCGCGTGGATGTGGCGTGAAGGAGCAACCGAGACCGACACTGCGGCGCGTCTGCGTTCCCCGAAGACAGGCAAGCGCCTGCCGAAGGTTGTTCCGCGCGACGCCATGGATGCGGTTCTTCGCGGGCTGGGTGCTGCAGCCGCCGAGGGCGGTCCAACCGACGTGCGCGATCACGCGATCGTTGAGCTGCTCTATGCATCGGGGCTTCGCGTCTCAGAGCTGTGCGGTCTCGACATCGACGACATTGATCTCGACCGGCTCACCGTGCGCGTGACGGGAAAGGGATCAAAGCAGCGCATTGTTCCCTTCGGCGTTCCGGCTCAGTCGGCGATCATTGACTACCTCCGCGACGCCCGCGCCCACCTGCTCCGTCAGAGTTCGGCTCCGACGGCAGGAGACACCTCTGCCGTGTTTGTGGGAACTCGGGGAGCGCGCCTCAGCACTCGGTCGGCGTATACAGTGATCTCACGCATTCTCTCTCGTGTCCCGGCGGCAAGCGGGGTCGGCCCGCACACGCTGAGGCACACCGCCGCAACGCATCTGCTCGATGGCGGGGCAGATCTGCGTGCCGTGCAGGAGCTATTGGGCCACTCGAGCCTCGGGACAACGCAGATATACACTCACGTGTCTGCCGACCGTCTCAGAGAGAGCTATCGACTCGCCCACCCCCGCGCATAG
- a CDS encoding murein hydrolase activator EnvC family protein — protein sequence MRTHSSRRRTRCVIAVAAVILGVSAVFAHAPAAAAPSPAPSTAAATWQWPLDGERRVARAFEAPADPWGKGHRGIDAAATANQQVRAPSDGTVFFAGTVVNRPVITIEHSDTVLSSFEAVTPLVAKGESVKRGQVIGTVTTGPHCESDCLHIGVRVHGEYVNPLIYFGGVERAVLLPLSSHAMRGGGRVDSSL from the coding sequence ATGAGAACCCATTCCTCTCGACGAAGAACGCGCTGTGTCATTGCGGTCGCCGCCGTGATTCTCGGGGTATCTGCGGTGTTTGCCCATGCCCCCGCCGCGGCTGCGCCTTCCCCCGCGCCCTCGACAGCGGCCGCAACGTGGCAATGGCCGTTGGACGGTGAACGGCGCGTTGCCCGAGCGTTTGAGGCACCGGCAGATCCCTGGGGAAAGGGACACCGAGGCATCGATGCTGCCGCGACGGCGAATCAGCAGGTTCGCGCACCATCGGATGGAACGGTGTTCTTTGCCGGCACGGTTGTCAACAGACCGGTGATCACGATCGAGCACAGTGACACTGTGCTGAGCAGCTTCGAGGCGGTGACTCCGCTCGTCGCGAAGGGCGAGAGCGTGAAACGCGGACAGGTGATCGGCACCGTCACGACGGGGCCGCACTGCGAATCCGACTGTCTGCACATCGGCGTGCGCGTTCACGGCGAGTACGTGAACCCGCTCATCTATTTTGGAGGGGTCGAGAGAGCTGTGCTTCTTCCTCTCTCATCGCACGCTATGCGCGGGGGTGGGCGAGTCGATAGCTCTCTCTGA
- the rpsB gene encoding 30S ribosomal protein S2 → MAVVTIRQLLDSGVHFGHQTRRWNPKMKRFIFTERSGIYIIDLQQSLAYIDRAYDFVKETVAHGGSVLFVGTKKQAQESIAEQATRVGQPYVNQRWLGGLLTNFQTVSKRLARMKELEELDYEDASKSSFTKKELLIKKRELDKLHKSLGGIRNLTKTPSALWIVDTKKEHLAVDEAKKLGIPVVAILDTNCDPDEVNYPIPGNDDAIRSVSLLTRIVADAAAEGLIQRHQKPAEGSEQAEPLAEWEKELLTAEQGESTTESTEESAEQKAEAPAADATEAPGAEATEAPAAAEAPAAEATETPAAEAPAAEATEAPVDEAAEEAPEAPAAEADEAAAADDAK, encoded by the coding sequence ATGGCCGTCGTAACGATTCGCCAGCTGCTCGACAGCGGCGTGCACTTCGGGCACCAGACCCGTCGCTGGAACCCCAAGATGAAGCGCTTCATCTTCACCGAGCGTTCCGGCATCTACATCATCGACCTGCAGCAGTCGCTCGCGTACATCGACCGCGCATACGACTTCGTCAAAGAGACCGTTGCCCACGGCGGAAGCGTTCTCTTCGTCGGAACGAAGAAGCAGGCTCAGGAGTCCATTGCCGAGCAGGCCACGCGCGTTGGTCAGCCGTACGTCAACCAGCGTTGGCTCGGTGGGCTCCTCACCAACTTCCAGACAGTTTCGAAGCGCCTCGCACGCATGAAGGAGCTTGAGGAACTTGACTACGAGGATGCCTCGAAGTCGTCGTTCACGAAGAAGGAACTGCTGATCAAGAAGCGCGAGCTCGACAAGCTTCACAAGTCGCTCGGCGGAATCCGCAATCTCACGAAGACACCTTCCGCTCTGTGGATTGTCGACACGAAGAAGGAGCACCTCGCCGTTGACGAGGCGAAGAAGCTCGGTATTCCCGTCGTTGCCATCCTCGACACCAACTGCGACCCCGACGAGGTCAACTACCCGATTCCGGGTAACGACGACGCGATTCGCTCTGTGAGCCTGCTCACGCGCATCGTCGCCGACGCCGCAGCAGAGGGTCTCATTCAGCGTCACCAGAAGCCTGCCGAGGGTTCTGAGCAGGCCGAGCCGCTCGCCGAGTGGGAGAAGGAACTTCTCACTGCCGAGCAGGGCGAATCCACGACCGAGTCCACCGAAGAGTCAGCCGAGCAGAAGGCCGAAGCTCCTGCTGCTGACGCAACCGAGGCTCCTGGCGCTGAGGCAACCGAGGCTCCCGCTGCTGCCGAGGCTCCTGCCGCTGAGGCAACCGAGACTCCTGCTGCAGAGGCTCCCGCCGCCGAGGCAACTGAGGCTCCGGTTGACGAAGCTGCCGAAGAGGCACCA